In one window of Microbacterium natoriense DNA:
- the hisG gene encoding ATP phosphoribosyltransferase — MLRIAVPNKGSLSETAADMLAEAGYAGRRDPKTLHIVDAENDVEFFFLRPRDIATYVASGALDVGITGRDLLLDVQQTATEIEQLGFGGSTFRFAGPPGRFSSIDDLNGVRVASAYPGLVGAFLREHGVTAELVQLDGAVESAVRLGVADAVADVVSTGTTLRQAGLEIFGPVILESEAVLISRPGEAEGTDTLLRRLRGVMVARRFVLLDFDLPAELVDQATAIAPGRESPTISPLRDPKWVAVRVMIPRRGVNQVMDDLYALGARAILVTAIHAARL; from the coding sequence ATGCTGCGCATCGCTGTTCCCAACAAGGGGTCTCTCTCCGAGACCGCCGCCGACATGCTCGCGGAGGCCGGCTATGCCGGACGCCGCGATCCCAAGACCCTGCACATCGTCGACGCCGAGAACGACGTCGAGTTCTTCTTCCTCCGTCCCCGTGACATCGCCACATATGTGGCCTCCGGCGCCCTCGACGTCGGCATCACCGGCCGCGACCTGCTCCTCGACGTGCAGCAGACGGCGACCGAGATCGAGCAGTTGGGGTTCGGCGGTTCGACGTTCCGCTTCGCGGGACCTCCCGGGCGCTTCTCGTCGATCGACGACCTGAACGGCGTGCGCGTGGCGTCGGCCTACCCTGGGCTCGTCGGCGCCTTCCTGCGCGAGCACGGCGTGACCGCCGAGCTCGTGCAGCTCGACGGCGCGGTCGAGTCGGCGGTGCGACTCGGAGTCGCGGATGCCGTCGCCGACGTCGTGTCGACGGGCACCACCCTGCGTCAGGCGGGACTGGAGATCTTCGGTCCGGTGATCCTCGAGTCCGAGGCCGTCCTGATCAGCCGTCCCGGCGAGGCCGAAGGCACCGACACCCTCCTGCGCCGTCTGCGCGGCGTGATGGTCGCCCGGCGCTTCGTGCTGCTCGATTTCGACCTGCCGGCGGAACTCGTCGACCAGGCCACGGCGATCGCGCCCGGTCGCGAGTCACCGACCATCTCCCCGCTGCGCGACCCGAAGTGGGTCGCCGTGCGCGTCATGATCCCGCGCCGAGGCGTCAACCAGGTGATGGACGACCTCTACGCGCTCGGCGCCAGGGCGATCCTCGTCACCGCCATCCACGCCGCGAGACTCTGA
- a CDS encoding phosphoribosyl-ATP diphosphatase, producing MKTFDELFAELSHKAQTRPEGSGTVAELDGGVHTIGKKIVEEAAEVWMAAEYESDEAAAEEISQLLYHLQVMMIAKGLSLADVYRHL from the coding sequence GTGAAGACTTTCGACGAACTGTTCGCCGAGCTCAGCCACAAGGCGCAGACTCGCCCCGAAGGCTCGGGCACGGTCGCCGAACTCGACGGTGGAGTCCACACGATCGGCAAGAAGATCGTGGAGGAGGCCGCTGAGGTGTGGATGGCGGCCGAGTACGAATCCGACGAGGCCGCGGCCGAGGAGATCTCGCAGCTGCTCTATCACCTGCAGGTGATGATGATCGCGAAGGGTCTGTCCCTCGCCGACGTCTACCGACATCTGTGA
- the rpe gene encoding ribulose-phosphate 3-epimerase, with translation MHLHHPLPRAPRINPSILAADFVNMQRDLAKIASADFAHVDVMDNHFVPNLTFGPQMVERIQATSPVPLDVHLMITDPDRWAPGYAELGAASVTFHLEAAADPVALARTLRGIGARAGVAIKPGTAGESLYDIIDEFDQILVMTVEPGFGGQRFMTETMPKLRGLADEAKRRGSDVWLQVDGGISDSTIEIAAAAGADTFVAGSAVYGADDVEAAVIRLRDLARAASLES, from the coding sequence ATGCACCTGCACCACCCGCTTCCTCGTGCGCCCCGGATCAACCCGAGCATTCTCGCGGCCGACTTCGTGAACATGCAGCGCGACCTCGCGAAGATCGCCTCGGCGGACTTCGCGCACGTCGATGTGATGGACAACCACTTCGTCCCCAATCTGACGTTCGGCCCGCAGATGGTCGAGCGCATTCAGGCCACGAGCCCGGTTCCCCTCGATGTGCACCTGATGATCACGGATCCTGATCGCTGGGCACCCGGCTATGCGGAGCTGGGAGCAGCGAGCGTCACCTTCCACCTCGAAGCCGCCGCGGATCCCGTCGCACTGGCGAGGACGCTGCGCGGAATCGGCGCACGCGCCGGCGTCGCGATCAAACCGGGCACCGCGGGGGAGAGCCTGTACGACATCATCGACGAGTTCGACCAGATCCTCGTCATGACGGTCGAGCCGGGCTTCGGCGGCCAGCGTTTCATGACCGAGACGATGCCCAAGCTCCGCGGGCTGGCCGATGAGGCGAAGCGTCGCGGATCCGACGTGTGGCTGCAGGTCGACGGGGGCATCTCCGACAGCACGATCGAGATCGCCGCGGCGGCCGGCGCCGACACGTTCGTCGCCGGATCCGCCGTCTACGGAGCGGATGACGTGGAAGCGGCCGTCATCCGGCTGAGGGACCTCGCCAGAGCGGCTAGCCTGGAATCGTGA
- a CDS encoding RsmB/NOP family class I SAM-dependent RNA methyltransferase, giving the protein MSGEQRGGHRPGPARAGRSRPERAVQPARRVAYDVLRAVSASDAYANLMLPSVIAEAGLDPQDAALATELTYGTLRRRGTYDAIISAAADRPASEIDPAVLDALRLGVHQLLATRVAPHAAVNESVNIVAASQGRGASSFANAVLRRISRESAEHWQERIESEARSDDERLALRTAHPVWVIRALRRALAAEGRAPELDALLDADNASPEVTLVALPGLAETGEPRRPYASTAFASPGGDPHRFVAGSGGRVRVQDEGSQLVALALAAVEPIRAGERWLDLCAGPGGKTALLAAIAHENGVVLEANEVVHARAGLVRSALRPVPGEVVVHEQDGRALASSRPGAFDRILVDAPCTGLGALRRRPEARWRKSPADVAELVPLQTGLLNAALDALAPGGIVAYVTCSPHLAETTGVVQEVLRERPGFIELDARAVVADLAQTPIDLAEDGSGRVQLWPHRHGTDAMFLALIQRPASDTQGD; this is encoded by the coding sequence ATGAGCGGGGAGCAGCGCGGAGGCCACCGCCCCGGTCCGGCGCGAGCCGGACGGAGTCGCCCCGAGCGCGCGGTCCAACCCGCCAGGCGAGTCGCCTACGACGTGCTGCGGGCCGTGTCCGCCTCCGACGCGTACGCGAACCTCATGCTCCCGTCCGTGATCGCCGAGGCGGGACTCGACCCGCAGGACGCCGCGCTCGCGACCGAACTCACCTATGGCACTCTGCGCCGCCGAGGCACGTACGACGCCATCATCTCCGCCGCCGCGGATCGCCCGGCATCCGAGATCGATCCCGCCGTGCTCGACGCCCTGCGTCTGGGGGTCCATCAGCTGCTCGCGACCCGCGTCGCACCGCACGCGGCGGTGAACGAGTCTGTAAACATCGTGGCGGCGTCCCAGGGTCGGGGAGCGTCGAGCTTCGCGAACGCGGTTCTGCGCCGGATCTCCCGGGAGAGCGCCGAGCACTGGCAGGAGCGCATCGAGTCGGAGGCCCGTTCCGACGATGAGCGTCTGGCTCTGCGCACCGCTCACCCCGTCTGGGTGATCAGGGCGCTGCGGCGGGCTCTCGCCGCGGAAGGCCGCGCGCCGGAGCTCGATGCGCTCCTCGACGCCGACAACGCCTCGCCCGAGGTGACCCTCGTGGCTCTGCCCGGACTCGCCGAGACGGGGGAGCCCAGGCGCCCCTATGCGTCGACGGCGTTCGCGTCGCCCGGCGGTGATCCTCATCGTTTCGTCGCGGGATCGGGTGGGCGTGTTCGCGTGCAGGACGAGGGCTCGCAGCTGGTCGCGCTCGCGCTGGCCGCCGTCGAACCGATCCGTGCGGGAGAGCGCTGGCTCGACCTGTGCGCGGGCCCTGGGGGAAAGACCGCACTGCTCGCCGCGATCGCTCATGAGAACGGCGTCGTGCTGGAGGCCAATGAGGTCGTCCACGCCCGCGCCGGCCTGGTACGCAGCGCTCTGCGGCCTGTGCCCGGCGAGGTCGTCGTGCACGAGCAGGATGGCCGTGCACTCGCGAGCAGCCGCCCCGGCGCCTTCGACCGCATCCTCGTGGACGCCCCCTGCACGGGTCTGGGCGCGCTGCGCCGCCGCCCCGAGGCGCGCTGGCGGAAGTCGCCGGCCGATGTGGCCGAGCTCGTGCCGCTGCAGACCGGACTGCTCAACGCCGCTCTCGACGCGCTCGCGCCTGGCGGGATCGTCGCCTACGTGACCTGCTCGCCGCACCTGGCCGAGACCACGGGCGTGGTGCAGGAGGTGCTGCGCGAGCGACCGGGTTTCATCGAGCTCGACGCACGCGCGGTGGTGGCGGACCTCGCCCAGACTCCGATCGACCTCGCCGAAGACGGCTCAGGGCGCGTGCAGTTATGGCCGCACCGTCACGGCACCGACGCGATGTTCCTCGCACTCATCCAGCGGCCCGCATCCGATACCCAGGGAGACTGA
- the fmt gene encoding methionyl-tRNA formyltransferase encodes MRLVFAGTPTAAVPTLRRLAAEHDIAAVVTRPDAPLGRKRVLTPSPVAQAAEELGLPIIKAARLDDEATAAITVLGADLGVIVAYGGLVREPLLSAPAHGWINLHFSLLPQWRGAAPVQRALIAGDTELGASVFQLVPALDAGDVFATRVIEVTAEATADAALDALAVGGAELTAEVVSSIADGSASALPQEGAPTLAPKLALEDGLLDWSEPLERVFARFRGVTPEPGAHTTVDGIRVKVLAASPSTQEQLEPGEIVATKTALLIGTATRPLAVSRVQPAGKGAMSAVDWWRGQRAVEGLRAGA; translated from the coding sequence ATGCGCCTCGTCTTCGCCGGCACGCCCACGGCTGCCGTTCCCACCCTTCGTCGGCTCGCAGCCGAGCACGACATCGCGGCGGTCGTCACGCGCCCCGACGCGCCGCTCGGGCGAAAGCGCGTGCTGACCCCCTCGCCCGTGGCCCAGGCGGCCGAAGAGCTCGGGCTTCCGATCATCAAGGCCGCGCGCCTCGACGACGAGGCCACGGCCGCGATCACCGTGCTGGGTGCGGATCTCGGTGTCATCGTCGCGTACGGCGGGCTGGTACGCGAACCCCTGCTCTCGGCGCCGGCGCACGGCTGGATCAACCTCCACTTCTCGCTCCTGCCGCAGTGGCGGGGAGCCGCTCCGGTGCAGCGCGCCCTGATCGCCGGCGACACCGAATTGGGGGCGAGCGTGTTCCAGCTCGTGCCCGCTCTCGACGCCGGAGACGTGTTCGCCACGCGAGTCATCGAGGTGACGGCTGAGGCCACCGCGGATGCGGCGCTCGATGCCCTCGCGGTCGGCGGCGCCGAACTCACCGCAGAGGTGGTCTCGTCGATCGCGGACGGCTCTGCCTCGGCGCTTCCTCAGGAGGGCGCACCGACCCTCGCCCCCAAGCTCGCACTCGAGGACGGGCTGCTCGATTGGAGTGAGCCGCTCGAACGGGTGTTCGCGCGGTTCCGCGGCGTGACGCCAGAGCCGGGCGCGCACACGACGGTCGACGGCATCCGCGTGAAGGTGCTCGCCGCGTCGCCGAGCACGCAAGAGCAGCTCGAGCCGGGTGAGATCGTCGCGACGAAGACCGCTCTGCTGATCGGCACGGCGACACGGCCACTCGCCGTCAGTCGTGTGCAACCGGCGGGTAAGGGCGCGATGAGCGCCGTGGACTGGTGGCGCGGCCAGCGCGCGGTCGAAGGTCTGCGAGCGGGCGCATGA